Sequence from the Aerococcus tenax genome:
TTGGCTATAGGCGACCGCACAGGCCATCAGAGCATTCTTCACATTATAGTCGCCACTCACAGGAATGGATAATTCCACATTGGGGGACAAGTTGGTATAAAAATGGGTGTGCTCGCGCTCATTGACAATATTTTCGGCATAGACATCCTCAGAGTCATCCAGTCCTACCCGGATCTTTTTGATTTCCGGCATGTCGACCACCGCTTGGTCAATCAAGGGCTCGTCGCCTGGGTAAATGAAGGTGCCGTCTTCCTTTAAGCCTTCTAGGATCTCTAGCTTGGCCTTGGCAATATTTTCCCGCGAGCCGAGAAATTCAATATGGCTCTCCCCGATCATAGTAATCACCGCAACATCCATGGGACAGAGTTGGGCGAGGAAGCGAATTTCACCAGGTCCTGACATCCCCATTTCGACTACCAGGACTTCAGTATCTTCCGGCATGGAGAGGATAGTAAAGGGAACCCCCAGTTGGTTATTATAATTGCCCTGGGTCTTATAAACATTAAAGGTGGTTGATAAGGTAGCCGCGGTCATATCTTTAGTAGTGGTCTTGCCAGCGGAACCGGTAACGGCAATCACCTTAGGCCCAATGAGACCTAGATAATATTTGGCCAGATCAACAAAGGCGGTGAAGGTATCTTCCACCTGGATAACCGGGATCTGGCTAGGAGCATCGGCGGGATCATTGGCCCACAAGGTGGCTTGAGCCCCATGGTCGATGGCATCTTGAATAAAATCGTGGCCATCCCGGGCAGCTTTTAGGGGGATAAACAAGCCCCCTGGCTTGATTTCCTTAGAATTAAAGGCTACCGACGTAATCAAGTTATGGGCAGCTGTGGAATCATAGTCCAGGGCCCCCACGGCTTTGACAATCTCATTGATGGCTAATGCTTTCATCTGATCACTGCTCATTTTTCAATCCTTTATAAGTTTCAAAACGTTCTAAGCCTAATTGGATTAATCTTTCCAGCAATTGGTCATAAGGAATACCAGTCGCTTCCCATAAGGATGGATACATGGACCATTGGGTAAAGCCAGGCATGGTGTTGACTTCATTGATGTAGATATCCATATTATGGGTGACAAAGAAGTCCACCCGGGTTAAGCCACTAGAATCGATAGCAGCATAGGCCTTAGCGGCATAAGCGCGGATCTTATCCATAATCTCACCAGGTAGGTCGGCAGGAATGGCTAATTCTACGGTATTATTGATGTATTTTTCTTCGTAGTTATAGAAACTCTTAGACTTGACCACTTCACCGGCTACTGAGGTTTCAATGGCATCATTACCGAGCACGGCTACTTCTACCTCACGGGCTTCTACCCCTTGTTCCACAATTACCCGGCGGTCATAATTAAAGGCCAGCTCGATGGCTTGGATTAATTCCTCCCGGTCGTTGGCACAGGAAATCCCCACACTAGACCCTAGGTTAGCGGGTTTAACAAAGATGGGATAAACCAATTCCCCTTCAATTCGAGTGAGGCTTTTGGCCCGTTCTTGGTCCCATTCATAATGGGTGAGCGAGGTAAAAGGTACTTGGGGAATTTGCGCTTGTTGGAAGAGTTGTTTGGAAATAATTTTATCCATGCCCGCTGCACTAGCTAGAACACCCGCGCCCACATAAGGCACATTCAAGCTTTCAAATAAACCTTGAATCTTACCATCTTCTCCGTGGGGACCATGTAAGGCTGGGAAGGCAATAACTTCTTCCCCATTAAAGACCTGACAAGGACTAACTAAGTCGCCGTGTTCAGGGTCATTAGCGTCCAATTCAGGATTAAAACGGAGCGGAAGGTCCGCTTCTGGAGCTCGGTCAATCGCCGTCCCCTTAATCCATTGGTTGGCCTGAGTAATATAGACAGGCAACAAAGTATGCTTTTGATAATTAATATGCTTGATAATTGATTGCGCCGTCATAATAGAAATATCATGCTCAGCACTTTGTCCTCCGTATAGTAAGACAATCTTCATAATTAGCCTCCAAATATTTCGTTCGAAAGTTCTTTAATCGACCAACCCTTCGCTGAATCATAGGTCAGCTTGGCTAATAACTTCGCCTCTGATAGTCGATTGATGGTTTCATCCACTTGGTCCTCTGCCAAATAAATCGGAATAACTAGGTCACTTTGCCGGGCCCAATCCACCTGGGAAAAATCAAAAATCGCCCCTTCGTAAAGCAAGGGTCGTAATTCTTCTATGGTTTCCAGTGAGGGGAGAGGGATTTCCTTAGTGCTTAAAGAACTGCTTAAGAAAAACAATGGCCGCTTGCCTACCCCGCTATCTTCCACACAAGCCTTAATTCTAAGTGCCAATTGGTAGAAAAACTCATTGATATAGCGATAATAAACCTTTACCAGATGATTTTCCATGGGTAGGCAGACATAATTATTCTGTAATTTATAAAAGAAGGGTGAATGCCAGTGCCGGTTGGCATGACTCAGATAGAGCATTTCGGCGATTTCACCGGGATCTAACTGATGCAGTAACTCCTGAGAATCATAGTCAATCCATTTGACATGGGGATTAGCCACGCTTTCCTGTTCAATCAAGAAATCAGAAACGCTTTTTCTCCGCGAATCAGCTCAAAACGTGTATAATCATCAAAGGAGCCCATATCTTTAGGGCTAGACAGGAGCACTAAATTACGGGGCAACTTCTTCATGGCCTTTTTCAGGTGCAAAACCCCTAGACCACGACTGGTTACATGATTACTTGTTGGTTCAAGCAAAATATAAATATAATTCACAACCACCAGCTCCCTCCTCACAGTACCATATAATGATACCAAACTTTAGACAGGAGTGACACATCTTTTTATGAAAGGCGCTCATAATATTCACTTGCTCGCCCTCCCCTTCCAAAAACATTACTATACTTATCTCTCACAAAGGCCGATCAAAGGGGCGATTATGGTCCATGACCTCCCTATCGCCTATCACAACTTAGTCAACCAAGTTAATGGCGGCTATAGCTCTAAGGGCTATTTCAAAAGCCCTAAACCCAGTCCTGATGCCCTGGATGCCGTCTACATTCCCTATATTGCCGGACTCTATCCCAGACCCGTCAACCGCCCCTACCTGGTCCCCAACCTTTTGGACCAAGAGAGTTTCCAATTTTCCCAGGAATTGGGCGACCATGACATTATCTTCTATGAAGACCAGGCCGCGGTGGCCTACCTAGCCTTCCCCAAAAACTTAAAGGAAAGCCAGAGTGAGCCTAAAGTTTACTATCAGAATTTTGCCACTGGACAAAAACTCCTACTGGCTGAAGACTTTCAAACTTTTCTTAGCCTGGGGCAAAAACGGCACTTTCCCCTACCCGCTCCCCCGATCGATAGCTACCACCGGGCTAACGCCGCCTTTCTCCACGTCAATGGTGTGGCTGATTTAGACAGGCTCCTCAAACGTTACCGGCGCCATCCCAACCAGGCCTGGTTTTTAAAATGGGTCACTTACTTTAGCCAGCACCCAGAGGAAAGCTACCGTGACCTGACCCAGGCCTACCTCAAAGACTTGGAAAAGAAATAAATCACCAACAATCGCTCGAGTCAGACAGCAAAACACCTTAAGAAGACTGCTTCAATCAAGCCTTCTTAAGGTGTTTTTTTGCTTGTGTTTAATGCCAAGTTTCATCCGCTAGTCCAGATTAGTCAGGCTTAGGCTTATTATTGACTAGCCGGGAGAAGTGAATACTCAATGAGTAAAATTCTTTGAAAGCGCTGTTTTTTGTTAGGCTAAGGATGTAACAATTATGTCATAAAAAGCCATTCATTAAGAGGAGGAAAACTTATGAAAGAGAACAATAACAATACCCTGCGCTATGTTTTAATCTTTGTGGTGGGTTTAATCATCGGCTTATTAATTAGAAGTTTATTTATGTAATCGCGACAAT
This genomic interval carries:
- a CDS encoding UDP-N-acetylmuramoyl-tripeptide--D-alanyl-D-alanine ligase translates to MSSDQMKALAINEIVKAVGALDYDSTAAHNLITSVAFNSKEIKPGGLFIPLKAARDGHDFIQDAIDHGAQATLWANDPADAPSQIPVIQVEDTFTAFVDLAKYYLGLIGPKVIAVTGSAGKTTTKDMTAATLSTTFNVYKTQGNYNNQLGVPFTILSMPEDTEVLVVEMGMSGPGEIRFLAQLCPMDVAVITMIGESHIEFLGSRENIAKAKLEILEGLKEDGTFIYPGDEPLIDQAVVDMPEIKKIRVGLDDSEDVYAENIVNEREHTHFYTNLSPNVELSIPVSGDYNVKNALMACAVAYSQGLAVEQIKTPLSQFKLTANRSEWLLGKDDIQILNDTYNANPSAMRAVIRNFSQLERPAVTSHKVLVLGDMLELGKYSASMHASIAEEIDSPHIDGVYLYGQEMQALATALKDKGYPEDKIHYYPEDKATLIKDLLDQVHSQDQILVKASHGMGLAEVVAALKA
- a CDS encoding D-alanine--D-alanine ligase, whose protein sequence is MKIVLLYGGQSAEHDISIMTAQSIIKHINYQKHTLLPVYITQANQWIKGTAIDRAPEADLPLRFNPELDANDPEHGDLVSPCQVFNGEEVIAFPALHGPHGEDGKIQGLFESLNVPYVGAGVLASAAGMDKIISKQLFQQAQIPQVPFTSLTHYEWDQERAKSLTRIEGELVYPIFVKPANLGSSVGISCANDREELIQAIELAFNYDRRVIVEQGVEAREVEVAVLGNDAIETSVAGEVVKSKSFYNYEEKYINNTVELAIPADLPGEIMDKIRAYAAKAYAAIDSSGLTRVDFFVTHNMDIYINEVNTMPGFTQWSMYPSLWEATGIPYDQLLERLIQLGLERFETYKGLKNEQ
- a CDS encoding SMI1/KNR4 family protein — its product is MKGAHNIHLLALPFQKHYYTYLSQRPIKGAIMVHDLPIAYHNLVNQVNGGYSSKGYFKSPKPSPDALDAVYIPYIAGLYPRPVNRPYLVPNLLDQESFQFSQELGDHDIIFYEDQAAVAYLAFPKNLKESQSEPKVYYQNFATGQKLLLAEDFQTFLSLGQKRHFPLPAPPIDSYHRANAAFLHVNGVADLDRLLKRYRRHPNQAWFLKWVTYFSQHPEESYRDLTQAYLKDLEKK